The following are encoded in a window of Paraburkholderia sp. HP33-1 genomic DNA:
- the hslU gene encoding ATP-dependent protease ATPase subunit HslU has translation MSTMTPAEIVSELDKHIIGQGRAKKAVAVALRNRWRRQQVDEPLRQEITPKNILMIGPTGVGKTEIARRLAKLADAPFIKIEATKFTEVGYVGRDVDSIVRDLMEISVKQTRETEMRKVRTKAGDQAEDRILDILLPSARPVGFGSSSSLTDTADEGSTTRQTFRKRLREGQLDDKEIELDVEQPQVGMDIMGPPGMEDMTEQIRSMFANIGGGKKTRRKMKVKEALKVLTDEEAGKMLNDEEVKTKAVQNVEQNGIVFLDEIDKIASRNEAGGGEVSRQGVQRDLLPLVEGTTINTKYGMVKTDHILFIASGAFHLAKPSDLIPELQGRFPIRVELDSLSVNDFESILVSTDASLVKQYQALLATEDVHLEFADDGIRRLAEIAYSVNEKTENIGARRLYTVIEKLLEEVSFSAGNHSGHAVQIDAAYVDRALNEVAQDEDLSRYVL, from the coding sequence GCAGGTCGATGAACCGCTGCGCCAGGAAATCACGCCGAAGAACATCCTGATGATCGGACCGACCGGCGTCGGCAAGACCGAAATCGCGCGGCGTCTCGCGAAGCTCGCGGACGCGCCGTTCATCAAGATCGAAGCGACCAAGTTCACCGAAGTCGGCTACGTGGGCCGCGACGTCGACAGCATCGTGCGTGATCTGATGGAAATTTCGGTCAAGCAGACCCGCGAAACGGAAATGCGCAAAGTGCGGACCAAGGCCGGCGATCAGGCCGAAGACCGCATCCTCGACATCCTGCTGCCGAGCGCACGGCCGGTCGGCTTCGGTTCGAGCTCGAGCTTGACCGATACCGCCGATGAAGGCAGCACGACCCGTCAGACGTTCCGCAAGCGCCTGCGCGAAGGCCAGCTCGACGACAAGGAAATCGAGCTCGACGTCGAGCAGCCGCAGGTCGGCATGGACATCATGGGGCCGCCGGGCATGGAAGACATGACCGAGCAGATCCGCTCGATGTTCGCCAACATCGGCGGCGGCAAGAAGACGCGCCGCAAGATGAAGGTGAAGGAAGCGCTGAAGGTGCTCACCGACGAAGAAGCCGGCAAGATGCTGAACGACGAGGAGGTGAAGACCAAGGCGGTGCAGAACGTCGAGCAGAACGGCATCGTGTTCCTCGACGAAATCGACAAGATCGCGTCGCGCAACGAAGCGGGCGGTGGCGAGGTGTCCCGTCAGGGCGTGCAGCGCGATCTGCTGCCGCTCGTCGAAGGCACGACGATCAACACCAAGTACGGCATGGTGAAGACCGATCACATTCTGTTCATTGCGAGCGGCGCGTTTCATCTCGCGAAGCCGAGCGATCTGATTCCTGAGCTGCAGGGGCGCTTCCCGATTCGCGTCGAGCTCGATTCGCTGTCGGTCAACGACTTCGAATCGATCCTCGTGTCGACGGACGCGAGCCTCGTCAAGCAGTATCAGGCCTTGCTCGCTACCGAAGACGTGCACCTCGAGTTCGCCGACGACGGTATCCGTCGTCTCGCCGAGATCGCCTACTCGGTCAATGAGAAGACCGAGAACATCGGCGCGCGGCGTCTTTATACGGTCATCGAAAAGCTGCTCGAAGAAGTGTCCTTCTCGGCCGGCAACCATTCGGGCCACGCTGTGCAGATCGACGCGGCGTATGTCGATCGCGCGTTGAACGAAGTCGCGCAAGACGAGGATCTGTCGCGCTACGTGCTGTGA